AGCAGATTGACAAGATGACTCAGGAGCTGAGTGCCCAAAAGGAGCAAGCCTGCCAAGTGTGTCTCTTCTGTAGGCCTGAGGCTCCTGAACCTGGACCAACCCTCCCACCCCAGTCTGCTGGGCCTGgtacccccccaccccaccccacccccgcccccagTCTGCTGGGGCTGgtgccctcctccccccaggcTGGCTGCTCTCTCCAGGTTGCAGAGTTGTTCCTCCCCCTGGGGCCGCTGGGCCTGGGGCTCTGCAGAccctttctcatctctccctaTAGGAGAAGACAGAGCTGGAGAATCAGCTTCAGGAGGCCCATGCACGCCTGCGGTGCCTGGAGGATGAGGTACAGACCTTCCAGCGGTCATGCCTCTTGCACCTGGCCCGATCCTCGTGGGCTGGACGTGTGCTGCGCTCCCAGACAGGCAGTGTAGAAGTGAGTGAGCTTGGCTGGTCACCCTGCCCAAATGTGCCTGCTTGGGAAGCTGCCCTAtccatcttccctcccccccaatccccttcctctctcccatgcTGGATCTAGTGACCCTTCTGTGCAGTCCTCAGACAGCCCTTCCTCTGGCCCTGTGGACCACTCCCTCAGCACTGCAGCCCGTAttgcctcctccttctcccctttcccccctccccctctgctgCTCCCTGGACTGAGCCTCTAGCAAGGCCTCTTTGAGTGCTCAGGCTTACCTCCTGGAGACACCTCTAATCCGTTCAGGATTCActctcccattctctccttcTTGTCTGACCTTTATCGCTTCATTGTTCTCTTTCCCCCAGGGCCCTGTCCTCTCCCTCCCATCCGCCTCCACAGGGTCAGCTGCCATCCCTGCCATGCCCTCTCTGTCTCCAGCAGCTCATTGGACATatctagctctagatctaggacCCTGGATGTCTGTAGGGATCTCCACGCCCTACTCAAACTGCGCCCACCTGGGGCTTGGCCAAGAGCCTGGCTTCCTCATCTCATCTCCTCCATCTGGCTCCATGTAGAGGGGCCCTTGGTCTTGTCTAGGAAAACGTTGACCATGTGCCTTCCTGTCTTCTTCTGTCTTTGTGTGAAGTCATTTCCATGATTGAGCAGCTTTCTCTTGTTTGGACTTAGTGGTTGGAGTGGGAGTGCTTGGAGGGCAGGGATTCGCAggcagtaggctcttaataaacacCCAGTGACCATTCTGTCACCAGTCACATCTGTGGCCTCTGGCCATGCCCGTGTCTCTGCCATCTTTAAACAGTCCTCATGCCCATCCCCTCTGGCCCTGTTCTCATGTTCCGCCTGGAAAGGCTGCGTCTCTCTTTCGACTGAAATGGCTCTGTCTCCATGGCTGATGTGGCAGCTTCCTCTCAGCCTCTCCGAAGCCATTGATGTTGGCCATCATGCTCTTCTTTGGGCTAGTCTTTCTTGGCTGGCATTGTCCTGGCTCTCCTCCGCCCTGCCTCTGTCACACCTGCTCACTGTGGATGTTGCCCAGGGCTTTGACTCACATGGCGATCTCATCAGTTGTCCTGTCTATGGAGGCAACTCTCAGGcctgagctccagtctcatcCCCACTGCTTGGTGGACATCTCAAACAGGAAGACCTCTAGAAACATCACACCAAACATGCATCAAACGGACCTGGTGGTTTTTTCTCCCAAACCCTCCCTTATTCATAACTGCTAGTGTGACCTTCTGATTCCCCTCTAGACAGTGGTCTTCTACAGCCATTTATTCTGTCTGCCCAAcgttagactgggagctccctggGAGCAGGCACCCAGTAGACACTTAATCATTGCTTGTCAGCTGACTGACTTCCCCTCAGACTCTTCACGCCTCCTAATGTCCCTCACTCTGGGGAAGGAATTACCACCTTCTAGTTCCCTGAGTTTTTCATCCTGGATTTGGCCTCATTGCCTCACATTGATCTTTCCCCCTTTCTGATCAGTCCCATGCCTGGCAGGAGAGGCAGATGAGggttggtgacttgcccagagctatGAGCAGCAGCCACTAacttggtctttctgactcccaaccCAGTGCTATCATGTCAGTTGAAAATGTTCAGTAGTTCCCAGGCCTTCCTAGAATAAACAGAAACTTTGCCTGGGGCTTAGAGTCCTCTATTATCTGGCTCCAACCTTGAAACTGAGGCAGCTGGTGCACAGTGGAGTGACTGCTGGGCCTGGTGTCAAGAAAGACccaacttcaaatctagcctcagtcacttactagcaagtcccttcacttctgcctgcctcagtttcctcaattgtaaaattagGCTAATAATAACCCTTCCTTCCCAGAcgtgttgtaaggatcaagtgcttggcacataggtgTCCTAACAAAGCTtattctcttccattctcccaaCCTGCCCAATTATGCATGCCCCTAGACTCTGTGTGGCTCAAGCCAGTCTTCCCATGGTCTCTCACCATCCTGGGCCTATTGGCTCCTCTAAGGCCATGCTCCCCAGTCCTAATCCTGCACCTCCATCCCTACTGGCCTTTGAAGTGTGTGTCTGCCTAGTTCTAAATGTAGCACCCCCCCACTCCCCCTTGCCCCCAGGCACAGCTTGGCACACAGCAGCCAGCATGTAGATGTTGGGGGCGGGGAGGCAGGTGGGCCCAGCTGTGCCCACTGGCCCAATTCTGCCCAGGTGGTGACAGCTGAGGCCCTGATGATGGATTTGAGTGACCAGTCCTTGGACCAGAGCTCTCCAGAGGTAAAGCTGGGGGGAGGAGGTGGAGAGGCTCCTTgttgagacacacacacacacacacatatgcacacatatacacacgtcaGGCCCTGGCCCCACCTCTGGGTCTCTCAGGGGCATCACTTCCGCCTGGAGGACGTGGATTGGAACAGCGTAGCTCAGCGCTATCCCAACCTGTTTGAGGACATGTATAGCAAGAAGAGGTACCAGCCCCTGGTCTTGTCAGGTTGAGCCtacccccctacccccaccccatgtGTCCCATGGAGGGTGACTGGGAACCCTGggtttctctcaccttcccctcagGGCCACCTCTGCCCATGTCCTGGACTCCCCAGACTACCTTGACTCCCAACCGGAGAAGTCCCAGCGCCAAGAGAAGAGCGTAGAATGGAGTCTGCTGCCATGCAGCTCCCTCAGCTCCATTACCATGAGCTCAGAGCGAGTCTCCACTCACCACAGCAGTGTCGCCTCATCTGTAGGCACTGATTCCTGCCCCTCTGTCACCTCACTGACCCAGGAGCAGGAGGTTGGGGGCTCTGGTGAGCACCTTGGCTGCTCCTCAAGGAGGACCCAGGGAGCGTGGGGTGGCTGCCCCAACTGGTTCTGATTCATGCTTCCTGGACAGGGGCCCTCCCTGTCCTGGAGCTCAGGAGACCCAAGGCGCCTGAGGACAGCAGCAACCTCTACGCCGTAGTTGGCATCGGCCTGGCAAGGTCGGCCTCACTTTCCAGTTTGGTGGAGGACCGGGGTGGGTGAGTATCCtgtggggctggggctaggggtgGGGCAGCTGTTCATGGCCCCACCCATCCCAGGCTCTGGTCTCCCCAGGAGGAAGGTCTTGGACTCCTTCCTGAAGATTGTGAAGGTTGACAAACGCGGCAAGTTTATCCGGGTCCTCAACGAGTCCCTGGAAGAGAGCGTGGACATCAGTGGCTTCGTCCTCAAACAGCTCATTCACCACTTCCCTGTGTGCGTCTACCGCTTTCCCAAGGACACGCTGCTGGCCCCACAGCATCATGTCACGGTCTGTGCCCCTGCCCCCCAGGGCCATATACGAGAGAGAGCTTGGGCATCCTCTGAGAGGGTCATCTGGGGTCCTACAGGCAGAACCTGTCCTGGCATAGTTCTGGCCCTTCCCCTTGCCCCCAGGAGCCCAGGCTGGGAGGCCCCTGGCATTGAGTCCCCTGTCTAGATTAGGGGAGACCATACTAAGGCTCAGTGTGGACCCACCATTCCCTGAAGCACCAAATGTGCATTACACAGTAGGTAAGTCTTTGTGGCTTTGTGATGGCGCCACCTTTTGGCCCTTTGAAGATCTGCCCATTGTTTCCCCAAGAGGATGGTGGATGGAGAGAGAGCAAGCTAGTGACTCTGCCAACCCTGCTGGTTCTGGCGGGGATCACCGTCACTGTCGAGGAAGGCTGGGATGTCTGGCGGGCTCTTGGGAAAGGCATGGAAGGATAGGGGAGCATGGGAACAGGCATGGTGAAGACCATGCCAACAACCATGCCAGATTTTATTGTTCTGACTTGTGCTCCCAATGGGCTACTGGCTTGTGAAGAATGTGTCTGACTCAAGACTTACTTGAAAAAGTTGGTCAACTGTCAGTGTGCCCCCAGTGTAGGAGGGTGGCAGATGTCGCAACAGGATAGGAGTGGATGGCAATCAGGATCCCATCACAGGGCTGTCCTTTTCCTGGTCTATATTTGACTGGCACAAGTACAGATTATTGCATACACTAGGTGTTTAATGGTGGTTGAGGACATGAATACATGTCTGAACTGGGCTGTCTATTAGTCAAGGCTCAGAGGGTGGTGGTAAATGAGATGGCTAGAGTGTCACTGAGTCCCATTTAGTGGGAAAGGGTTCATTCCAGGAAGTCATCCATGACAATGGACTACTGTGTGTGAAGCAATCGAAACAGATCAGATAGAGGGAGACGGAGAGGTGTTGAAGGCCTATCTAACTCTGCCTGCTGGTAGACTGGGTAAAGATCAAATTGGttgaaggtcaaaggagagaaagaggatggagagcaGGATGAATGTAGATGACGGGATGCCTTCCCAGGGGAAGGTTATGGATGATGCCTAAGCATCTGCTAGAGGGAGGTCTACCTCCTCTAAACACTAATTGTAGAATTTGAGAGTCACCAGAGCTGGATTTTCCATTTCACCACTGCCCTGACCTTGGCAGACATCTGTCACCTTTCTTATTCAGACACAGAGCCCTGGTGGCAGAGTTGACAGAGCCCTCTGACTGGCTCTTCCCATTTCAAGCCCTCCTCTGTCACAAGAGCGTGAGAAAGCCAGGTGTATCTGGTGATGTCTGACCTTCACGAAGCCTGGCTGGTCCTTGGCAGGGAGAGGGCTCATGGCCTCCTTTTCTGCATCCCTTTCGAAGAACTTTGCCTTCTAGATTTTGCCCAGAACCCAAGGCCAGTGTGCTCATGAGCAGTGGACAGACTCTCTTGTTTCTGCtttgtgtgtgtggagggagTCAGGACATTCATCCTTCTCTTGTTCTATAGACTCACCCTCACCCCCTCTCCACAGTCTTTCTCCCAGATTTTCTCATGCCTCAGGGTGAAGCATCCCTGGGCCAAGAGACTTGAGGTAGTTActtcttttccttattcttttaaaatgttttattagtgTGACCCCTCTCCTCTGCTCACCTCTCTCTTGTATAGCCAAGCCAAGCCAGTCATTGCATTGACTCATCTCATTGAGCCATTCTAGTCTGCCACCTGCTTACCAAGAGCCAGGAGGCTGGCTGTGCTGTTGGTCCTCTGTGGTTCCCATACATACACCAGGGTTCTGAAGCCTTTCAGGCTGTGTTCCTTTTCATGACTGGGAGCCCAGAGTCATCCCCAGGTCCTTGAATCCACCCAATTCATCTTTTCTCTCCGAGCAGTAACACTCCAGGATATTTGCATACATTGCCCCGGGGATGGTTGCTTTCCAGCCTCAGCGTTTTCCCCCTTGGCAGAGAAGGCAGAAACAAGGCAGAGAGCTGGGTATTCTGGCCTCTCATTGTCCTTCTCCCCAAGCTGGGGCTTTTGACTTCTTCCAGTTCATTCTCTGGCCCCTGCTCCATCCCTATTCCCCACCTCTATGCTCATTCCCTGCAAGCTGGAGCCTGGTTCCAAAACATGCCAGCCATCAGCCCCTGTGTTCACTTGCAGTCCTTTCTATAGAATCCATTTCAAACGTTAAACTGCCAGGATCTCTGGCAGAAAAAAAAGGGGATTTTTGTCCTAATCTGAGTGATTTCTTCCTGTGTTTCCTGAATTGGATTCCCAAGAGTATCAGACCCTTGTAAGGATCTGCTTCCTTTGCTGTATTTGGAAACATGGGATCACACCTGTCCTTTATCTGCATCTTCTAGAGGGAATTTTCCCCAGATCTGGGTAAGGGTCCTTGATTTCCCCTCTGTCTTTCTGAACTCAGTGCACATCGACTGTCTGTGCTTAGCACTCGATGGTTAAACCAACAATGGGTTTTGTTGATATCTGTTGATTTTGCATCACTTAATTTCCCTCCATTAGTATCCTCTTCCCTATTCTAGAggatcatttcttataataaagagttgccttttaaaaagggaaaaaaatacctaAGAGGAAGGCAAAGAGCTCTACACAATGTGTATCCAGCATTGGCCATCCAAGGATCTCTCTGCATGGAGTGGGGCGAGGCATCTTTTCGCATCTCCTCTTTGGAGTCAGACCTCCCTCGGCATCTCCTGAttgtttggtggtggtggtggttcttCTCAAGCTTGTCGGCGTGTAGGAGTCTTAACTCTGCTACCTTCCCTCTTGGTCAGTCTCAGAAGTCTCCTCTTCTCCATGTTCTCTGGATGTCTGGACCAACATTTGTGGAGCTCTTTCTCAGGTGCTGGGcagatctctcctttgttttcccATCACAAGCTctttggaaaggtaggctggagcagGTTGTGAAGGCCTCAGCAATGTCAGAGAGGCCAGTGAGGAGGAGGACTGAAGAGAAGCCATTTGATTTAGCCACTCAGAGATCGCTGCTAATTTTGGACAGAGCAGTTTCCATTCTTAACGTTTTATAAAATGGGtgtattcagcaaacatttattaagcacctactaggtgctgAGGTTACAAAAACAAATGTAAGGAAGGGTGGGCATTCTATCCTCACCATAATTAATCAACTAAGTAAATGAGGTATTAAGGAATTTTCCAATCTCATCACAATTAATTTGagaagatcataggattttgTCTGTTGAACAAGAGGCAATGATCTCTGCATAGGAGATGTCTTGTGACTGGTTGAGTAGGTCAAATCAAACCTCTGGGTCCACATACCATAGAGCAAGTCACTTTGGAGACAGGTCATGGAGGAGTGAATGACCCTCAGCTAAGCCCCTGGATGAAGTGGCTTGTGGGAGTTTCTCTGTGAGTTCCAGAAGTGCTAAGCTCCTAATGACCTGGGTCAGTGGCAGAGCCCACTAGAACTGGTAGTAGTGGCCACAGGTGTTGGAAAAGGCAGGAACACCAACTTCGCCAGATCTTGGGGGCAATAGAAAGTTCAGAGAAATATCAAGGTATCAGCAGCTCAGCCCAGTCAAGCCTAGCCTTGCCCTGCAGCAGATAGACCCATCCAACAGAGATCCCTCACCTTGAGAGGAGCCCATCCTGGGACTGGACTGATCCATCCTTGACACCATACCTCCCACATTAAACTTCATGGGTATTCCCTCTGGGCCAGGACTTATAAGAACTCCTTTGGCCCATACATAGGTGCTTACTGCATTTGTCCTTGAAGTCTGAAGCTACTTTCTCTAGGGAACTTGTGTGTACAGGGGGAAAGTATGTCTCTAGTTCAAGGGGAAATGTTGTATGCCAACTGTATGTAGCCTTAGTAAATACCTttgctaaaagctaattaagttaCTTGCTGATTGTGAACAAGAAACACAgcagtgggggctcatgagcaacAGCCCCAGGTTTATAGCTCTAGGACCAGGAGGATAGTAGTAGTCAACACCCTTTGGGAACTCCGACCCACAAGGCAAATGCTCATTTATGTGAGTGGCTTCGTGGGGTTGCTACACGAAAATGAAAAAGTCCCTTCCCTTGAGTTTACATTctaggggtatgtgtgtgtgtgtgtgtgtgtgtgtgtgtgtgtgtgtgtgtgtgtgtgtgctaaatGGTCATAGATAGGTAAATACAATTTTTATACAAGGGAAGAATGGAAATGATTTCCAAAGCTAGAGAGTGCTGACAATGAGCAGTGGAGAGAATGAGGACAACCCTTATGGAGAAGGTGAGCAAGGAATTCTGAGGCAGGAGTGAGAGGCGAAAATATGGTTTCCTGGCATGAAGGATGGCCAGGCGGGAGACAGGAACCACTAGTAATTTGTGATCTGACCTTGGAGTGCTTGAAGAAAGCCATCGCTGAGATGGAGAAGGGACTGGGAGACCAATGGTGGAGGGTTCTGACCGCCAGGCGTGTGGTGGTTTTTCATTTGGCTTTCCTGCAGATGTTCCACCCCAATGTGGTGCCTCCATCTGTCCTCCAAACTCCTTCCCTGTTTCATCCTCCCAGCTGATTGGGAGGAGGTTCCATAGATCTTCACCAGATGTCCCCTGTGTGAGTCAGATCCCAGCCATGGGCCCTATCCCACCATGTCTGCTCCCCATTAATGATACAAATCTTAGTGAAAACATGGGCAAGTGTGGGGAGGTTCCCTTCAGACTAGCCTGGACCCATCTAACAATCCTCTGTTGGGTTTCACTTATTCAATAAGCTGAAAGTCTTCTCATATGTTCACATTTCTAGTGCTGAGGAATCCCCATTCCCCTCGGGGCGAGGGGGTATCAGGGTCAAGTGAAGGACATTTGCTTAGGTAATGCCCCCTCCTGGGCCATGCCCCCAACATGCCCTGAGGGTTGCGTCTCCATAGAGCAGTTACTCTTTGTATGTGGGCACCACTTCTATTAGGACAGCTGACAAGGCTGCCCTGGTATGTGTCACCTTAACATCCAGTCAGTAGATACAATTATTTTCTCTTAGCACAGGCATTTCTAAGACACAGTAAGAACAAAGTTACCCTCCTCAAGTGAAGCCAGGGTGCCCTTTCCCACGAATGCAGCATCTGGGGCTGCATTATAAAGAGAGTGAGGCAGGTGTATATGGAGCACATGGTGAAGGCAGCTCACAATTGCAGAACTTTGGGCCTCAGTAGCCTTTCTGCATTCATGGAGACATTGCCAGGCTCCCCTTTTGGGCTCAGGGTTTCTGCTGGATGCCCCATTTAGCAGAACTTCCAGGGTCTTTCAGGATCTTCTCTCTGCTGTTTGACTTTCACATGTGAATGTCAGTTTCTACTGTTTCTTGGGATTCAGAGCTAGCTCTCTTCTGCTGCCATGCTCCCTGAAACTGCTGCCAACCTCAAGTGTCTACATTTGACAGGAGAGGACGTGTCCCTGTTTGACTGCTGGGAAAATAGTCCCACTGCTAAAGGCTCCACCtgattggaggaagggagagaatcccCCTCCTCTTCGTTTAGAAGTGAGGAGTTGGGTTGTTCCCTGACTATTGTCTCCTACTTGAACTGCAGAGAACTCACTCTTACACATCTAGAGTGTGGACAATTGTGTGGACAGTTCTCAGCCACCCAGTGCCTCCCCCTGGCTCTGAAAGCAGAATGTAAGGCGAATAGAAAAGTATGACCtttaaactagaagccttccagCATCCTTTCTCAATGCCTTTCTCTATGCACACTTCCTGGGGGAACTGGAGCCCATGGTTTACTCACTCTGTACTCACCCCTCCCCTTCAGCACAAAGGTGCCCAAGGAACCTTTGTCTCTTCAACAGAGTAtgcgcgtgcgtgcgtgcgtgcatgcgtgcgtgcgtgcgtgtgtgtgtgtgtgtgtgtgtgtgtgtgtgtgtgtgtagccacAGGTGCATCTtggtcccttcctgttctaccacTGATGtccaaatgttttctttcctctggCTGCATCCCCCTAGACTGCTCATGAAACCAGCAAATAGCTGGACAGGGATGACCACACTTACAGTCATCACGCAGGCTTTTAGGGAACATAGTTCTCAAACTCTGCATTGTAAGCAGGTTTGTGCGTTGGAAAGCCCCCCGTTCTCTTGTGGCTGTTCTGGAAAAACCCTTTGCCTCTTAAGAGGATGGATACAATGGATACAAATGACCCCAAAGCTCCAGAGCCTGAGGGATCCTCAGATCCGGACCCCTCTGGCCCCTCCCAGATATTCCCTTGCAGtctccatttcctatttttcactGCCCCAGGGGGACACATCCTTTCCCGTGGGGCTTACCCTGGAATGGGGACTGCTCTGACAAAACTCTCGGGGCAGGTGTGGGGTGAAGGGGTCAGCCTGGCAAGAAAGCACGTGCCTCAGACACTGCAGAGGGAGCTGATCCATTTCTACACCAACCCTGGTTGTGTTACCCTCCTGCTGAACCCCAATGGGCAGGTGAGTGGCAGGGCCATGGTCAGAGTTCCTCAGGAGCATGGCCACCACAGCGGGGGGATGCCACTGTGGATAGGGCAGGCTCCAGCTCTCCtcctggggggaggaggtgacTAGTCAGTCCCCCAGGTGATGAGCGAGTACCAGGCGCGACACTGTGTGACTGAGGCTTCCAGGTCCTTCACCGACCACACGGATGTGTCTATCGACTGCTATCCCCTTCTTGAAGCCAAGAGAGAGAAGCCCCAGGAGGCCACAGGCCTTGGGAGCAAAAGCCACCGCCGGCATTTCCAGGCCCAAAGGAAGACCAAGGTCCCAGGGCCGCCTCTGGGGCCCCACAGAGGCAGGTGTGCAGTGGGGTAAATGCATTCTCACTTTTCCTTTACCCCACTGCTACACCCATCCTAATTCCTCCTTGAGCCTCATCCATTCCCCTGCCCTTGCCCAATGCCAGCCTCTGCACAGTACTACATGCCCACCCGCTCACACTGCCTGCTGCCTCCACACAGGCTCCTGAACGCCATCCCCAGCATCAACATGTCCAAGAGCTGCAGTCAGCAGGAGACTAAAGAGGCTGTGACCTGCAGAGATTCTCTTCATGGCACCATGGTGCCACTCCCCAGCATTCCAGGTGCTCCCCCAGAAGCACCCTCATTCCCTCTGCTCCCCATCACTTGTCCCTCTGTCTCATGTAGACTGCTCGCCATGACTCTCCAAGATCTCCATCCCCACCCATGGGGGAGGGCTGGCTGCTGAGGGCTGTTCCTCACGATGCTGTCCCCTTATCTTCTTCCTCAAACAGAGCTAGCGCAGCTGCCAGACATTGGCAAGAAGATGCAGGAGAAGTGCATTCCTGTGAGtggcatgcgtgtgtgtgtgtgtgtgtgtgtgtgagatatgTTTGTATTAGCTTGGTGTGTAAGACTGCTCAACCTAGGGTGTTTTGTGTGTGAtgtatatatgtgcttatataaGATCTCacatccgtgtgtgtgtgtgtgtgtgtatgacctCACAGCCTGAGGGGaagtgtgtgtgatgtgtgtttgtgtgagatGACCTCCCAGCctggtggggtgggggtgtaTGGATGTGTAAGACTTCCCAACTtaggatgtatgtatgtgtgtgtgtgtgtgatgtatgtTTGTCTAAGACCTcacagctgtgtgtgtgtgtgtgtgaagactTTACAACCTAGgatgtgtgtgtgatgtgtacAAGTGGGGGGGGCATTGTGTTTATTTGGAGGAGGGGGCTAGCCTGGGAGCAAGGTCCTGTCCCTCTGGGGGCCAGCAAGCCTCTCTAAGAACTACAGGATTCCTGCAGCACCGGCAGCCCCTCCCTCCAGCCCGCTGctgctccccaccccctgctGCTGCTCCCACCAGGCCACCCTTTTCCATAgcccaccccctccctccctctctcccctcagaGAGCAAATCAGTTCTTGCCACCACGGATCTGCAGAAAATTTGTGGACATGGACTGTCCCATGGTGGCCCTGAGTGTGCAGAAGACTGCAGAGAGCAGATTTGGGCTGAAGCACCTCAGTTATCCCCCCATCACCAAAGAGCTGAGGGAGCCTCTGTGAGGGGGGGGCACAGACATATCCCATAATACACATGCCTCCAATAGCTCAGTGACCTGGACAGGAGGCTCTGTGTGATTGGAAGTGACATCTATGGGAAAGTCCAGGGCCAAGGAGCTCTGGGGAAGGTGGCCAGGAGCAGATGTCAGACACTGGCTGCACAATTCATCTATTGACCAGTATGAACGGAAAATAAACCCCATTACATTTCTGTCCAACTGAGAAGAGAGAATGATTGAGAAAGAGGCCGGCTTGCCTAGTATCTGATCTGTGAGGATCAGGATCCTGGCCCCTGATGTCGATGGCCACACCATCCCACCCCATACCCCACCATGGTGAGGTCCCCATACCATGTACTTTCAGTCCAAAGTTTTGATCCCCAGAGCTGAGCGTCTTGCCCAGGTCCAGTCCCTCCTCTTCTAGGACTCCTGGAGTTCAGTCGGCATGACCCTCAGCCCTGCTGCCCCCTCCACAGAGTCACTGACAGGACTCAAGGGTCTTTCTGGGCCTCCTTGGGGTTAGGTCTTGGATCTGGTGCCAGGAGCCTTGGGGGCTGTGTCTGCCTGCCCAGGCAGCTGCCACCATAGTGTTAAGATTTGGAGTTCCCCTGGGGATGTGCTGGgggtgttgggggtggggtagtGGTGGGTCCCATGCTGGGCCAGTTGGGCAGCCTGTGTAGGGTGCTGGTGCTGCTGGTGAGTGGCCCAGCAGGGGCTGGCAGGAACATCTTCTCCGGGGCTTTGACTGGAGAGCGGATAATGGGCTGTCTACAGCCTGGTCCCTTGGGTCCACTTTTCTCTGCCTGAcatctgagaagggagaaggctgGCTCCAGTGGGGAAGGTGTGTAGGAGACAAAAGATGCAGGCGACTGGACCCTGGCTTCCAATCTGAGGTCCCTTGGGTTGAGCCTGAGTGGGGAAGGAGCACCTGAAGATCTGTCTTATGTTGCCCAGGGTTTAGGAGGGTTCAAGACTACCCTCCTCctgctccccccaccctaaaTCCCCTCTTCAATGGGGTGGTGGCTCAATGGGGTGAGTAGTGCTGTTGAGGGCAGGGGCTTCCCAATCATTCCCAGGGTActggcctccccctccccttcctgccaggagaggatgtgggagaaggagggaggagacagagacatagagaatggagaggagagaggggagagggggaggaagggaggaagggagagagagagttgagaagacagagacaatacaaaatatttgggagaatacctgccaagacaaacccaggaactatgaccacaattacaaaaacttttcacactaagtcagatctaaataattgggaaaacatcagttgcttatggtgggccaagccaatataataaaaatgacaattctacctaaatgtatttacttattcagtgcctttctaatcaaactaccag
The DNA window shown above is from Notamacropus eugenii isolate mMacEug1 chromosome 2, mMacEug1.pri_v2, whole genome shotgun sequence and carries:
- the LMNTD2 gene encoding lamin tail domain-containing protein 2 isoform X1, giving the protein MAGQPVEQGGDASSSLEQLGSDLGQGLQVHDPSWTISWPSFMWSSDFLEATESGTMPEGANGKLSSVSFLMSPNSQNCRLEHLDPKVLRLLLAQKELEIEALRKAAQCPSGKRMTYILHELTDSKPERTSREQIKALQQQIDKMTQELSAQKEQACQEKTELENQLQEAHARLRCLEDEVQTFQRSCLLHLARSSWAGRVLRSQTGSVEVVTAEALMMDLSDQSLDQSSPEGHHFRLEDVDWNSVAQRYPNLFEDMYSKKRATSAHVLDSPDYLDSQPEKSQRQEKSVEWSLLPCSSLSSITMSSERVSTHHSSVASSVGTDSCPSVTSLTQEQEVGGSGALPVLELRRPKAPEDSSNLYAVVGIGLARSASLSSLVEDRGGRKVLDSFLKIVKVDKRGKFIRVLNESLEESVDISGFVLKQLIHHFPVCVYRFPKDTLLAPQHHVTVWGEGVSLARKHVPQTLQRELIHFYTNPGCVTLLLNPNGQVMSEYQARHCVTEASRSFTDHTDVSIDCYPLLEAKREKPQEATGLGSKSHRRHFQAQRKTKVPGPPLGPHRGRCAVGLLNAIPSINMSKSCSQQETKEAVTCRDSLHGTMVPLPSIPELAQLPDIGKKMQEKCIPRANQFLPPRICRKFVDMDCPMVALSVQKTAESRFGLKHLSYPPITKELREPL
- the LMNTD2 gene encoding lamin tail domain-containing protein 2 isoform X2, whose protein sequence is MAGQPVEQGGDASSSLEQLGSDLGQGLQVHDPSWTISWPSFMWSSDFLEATESGTMPEGANGKLSSVSFLMSPNSQNCRLEHLDPKVLRLLLAQKELEIEALRKAAQCPSGKRMTYILHELTDSKPERTSREQIKALQQQIDKMTQELSAQKEQACQEKTELENQLQEAHARLRCLEDEVQTFQRSCLLHLARSSWAGRVLRSQTGSVEVVTAEALMMDLSDQSLDQSSPEGHHFRLEDVDWNSVAQRYPNLFEDMYSKKRATSAHVLDSPDYLDSQPEKSQRQEKSVEWSLLPCSSLSSITMSSERVSTHHSSVASSVGTDSCPSVTSLTQEQEVGGSGALPVLELRRPKAPEDSSNLYAVVGIGLARSASLSSLVEDRGGRKVLDSFLKIVKVDKRGKFIRVLNESLEESVDISGFVLKQLIHHFPVCVYRFPKDTLLAPQHHVTVWGEGVSLARKHVPQTLQRELIHFYTNPGCVTLLLNPNGQVMSEYQARHCVTEASRSFTDHTDVSIDCYPLLEAKREKPQEATGLGSKSHRRHFQAQRKTKVPGPPLGPHRGRLLNAIPSINMSKSCSQQETKEAVTCRDSLHGTMVPLPSIPELAQLPDIGKKMQEKCIPRANQFLPPRICRKFVDMDCPMVALSVQKTAESRFGLKHLSYPPITKELREPL